From a single Pelmatolapia mariae isolate MD_Pm_ZW linkage group LG20, Pm_UMD_F_2, whole genome shotgun sequence genomic region:
- the atp5f1e gene encoding ATP synthase subunit epsilon, mitochondrial, translating to MVAYWRQAGLSYIRFSAICANALRAALKPQFKAEAIRAAESNVRVLKPQNKTA from the exons ATGGTCGCATACTGGAGACAGGCAGGCCTGAG CTACATCCGCTTCTCCGCTATCTGCGCTAACGCGCTGCGGGCTGCCCTCAAGCCGCAGTTCAAAGCCGAGGCGATAAGGGCCGCAGAGTCCAACGTCAGAGTCCTCAAAcctcaaaataaaacagcat GA
- the LOC134619066 gene encoding PRELI domain containing protein 3B-like, which produces MKIWTSEHIFNHPWETVTKAAMQKYPNPMNPSVFGVDVLDRSVDTEGRLHSTRLLSTEWGLPALAKSMFGVTRTCTYVQEHSVVDPKQQTFELQSTNISFTNLVSVDEKLTYKPHPQDPEKTVLTQEALISVKGVSLSNHLEGLMAKTISVNASKGREAMEWVIRRLNAEIEELTATARGTMRSPMAAAVADK; this is translated from the exons ATGAAGATTTGGACGTCAGAGCACATTTTCAA CCACCCATGGGAGACGGTGACCAAGGCTGCGATGCAGAAGTATCCCAATCCCATGAACCCCAGTGTCTTTGGTGTGGATGTTCTGGACAGAAGTGTGGACACTGAGGGACGGTTACACAGCACCAGACTGCTCAGCACAGAGTGGGGGCTCCCTGCTTTGGCCAAGTCG atgtttGGGGTAACAAGAACATGCACGTATGTCCAGGAACATTCAGTAGTGGACCCTAAACagcagacctttgagctgcagtcTACAAAC ATTTCCTTTACCAACCTCGTGTCTGTGGATGAGAAGTTGACATACAAGCCACATCCACAGGACCCAGAAAA GACAGTGCTGACACAGGAGGCTCTGATCAGTGTGAAAGGTGTCAGTCTGAGCAACCACCTCGAGGGTCTCATGGCCAAGACCATATCCGTCAATGCCAGCAAG GGTCGGGAGGCGATGGAGTGGGTAATCAGACGGTTAAACGCAGAAATCGAGGAGCTGACTGCCACTGCTCGCGGTACCATGCGATCCCCCATGGCGGCAGCAGTTGCAGATAAATGA